The Arachis duranensis cultivar V14167 chromosome 9, aradu.V14167.gnm2.J7QH, whole genome shotgun sequence genomic sequence AAATTTTCCTTTTGAATTCCAATGAACTGCTCTACAACTTTGTAGATAGATTCTTTATCTCCATATCCAACCCCCTGCAAATTCACCAACGATTTAAGAACAACATACAAACCAAACTTAATTCAAGAACAAGAGAACTGAAAGCACACTTCACCTCTTCAGTATTATTAGATTGGACTACAATGGAGTAAGATTTCAGTCGTTCATGCCTTAATGGATCTAAAGAAACTAAATCCCCTTCTTCAAAAGCAATGAGAGACATCAGTGCCATAATTACATATATACACCCCTTTGCCAACAAATGTAGCTCACTACTAAAACTTATATATAGCAAGCCAGAGAAATGCACAATCATCGATTTTGAGACACTGTGACTTGTTGTTTGTTGCATTTTCATCAAATCACACAAAAACGCTTGAAAGGGTAAGCAAAACTTTATTTCTTGAAAATGGCGAACATGGCTGATCAATGAACCATATTTCTCGTGGAGAGAGGTATTTTCCATGGTTTTCAAACAACCTGAAGCACCACTATTAATTAGACACTTAATCGCTTGCATCAACGAAACACCCATGAACTTCAATATGGATGCAAGAAGACATATATCTCTGGCACTGGTATTTTCCTTTACACAAAAACAATCTCTAGAAGGATATTGGGAGAAAGCTCGATGAATTAGGCCTTCCAAAATTGAGTCAGCCATGCCCCTGCATGAATCAGCAAATATGCCCTGCTTCCCTTTCATAAAAGCAATGCAATCGGCCAAAATGTTGGCTTTTGTTTTGGAGGatattttgcatgaattatCTGACAGCAATAAGACTTGGTTTAATTTGCTATTTGTGACTTGCAGAATAGAAGATTGAAATGTTGGATGACGCTTCTTATGCTGGGACAAATCATAGCCACATTTCGATTTGGAGTAAAAATTATCAATTTGCAAATGAGTAATGTGCATAGAGTACAAAACAACAGCTTTTTGGAATCCAATTATGTACCAGTTAATATTAGGAGCCAAACTAGTGGAATCTAAGCCAGCATCAATGGCTTCAGAAACCAAGGAGATTACATGTGCCTGGAACATCTTTGGTGCAGAAGGCATAGTAGGGTCCATAAGCAATGATATGGCAGGTGCAGGGCTAAGTCCAGGAAATCGAGAATCCTTGTCACAATGCAAAAATAATCTACTGACAAAATTCTCAAAAGCATTCTCATTAGAAACTGACAGATTAAAATGGACAGCTATCACCAACAGAACACTTGCAAAATCATGATGCATGGAATTGTGCACAAAAAGCTTTTCACCCATGGAAGATACTGAATCGACAAGCATGAGATAGCTTCTTAAAGTTTGATGTCTTAGAAGCTCATCTGCAAAAACCTGAAATAACTTTCAAGTTTAGTTGGACATGAATCATAACATTTCTATACATGTTTGTGTTTGGAAGTTAATAAAACAgctaatatatatagaaaatatgaCTACAAACCTCAA encodes the following:
- the LOC107466659 gene encoding uncharacterized protein LOC107466659 gives rise to the protein MENPKTLYLSFSKSNSNFNHSDLLILCEILFENLGTAFRTLFSALPLFHDRHAAGSDPNPDQNSRIWPLVEDVAILLRCCMVSLTLLHSDQKFLVDKTRFLHRALHAFVSVHVANCRLRFRNFVSGADVELSDSCRLFLCALLEVFADELLRHQTLRSYLMLVDSVSSMGEKLFVHNSMHHDFASVLLVIAVHFNLSVSNENAFENFVSRLFLHCDKDSRFPGLSPAPAISLLMDPTMPSAPKMFQAHVISLVSEAIDAGLDSTSLAPNINWYIIGFQKAVVLYSMHITHLQIDNFYSKSKCGYDLSQHKKRHPTFQSSILQVTNSKLNQVLLLSDNSCKISSKTKANILADCIAFMKGKQGIFADSCRGMADSILEGLIHRAFSQYPSRDCFCVKENTSARDICLLASILKFMGVSLMQAIKCLINSGASGCLKTMENTSLHEKYGSLISHVRHFQEIKFCLPFQAFLCDLMKMQQTTSHSVSKSMIVHFSGLLYISFSSELHLLAKGCIYVIMALMSLIAFEEGDLVSLDPLRHERLKSYSIVVQSNNTEEGVGYGDKESIYKVVEQFIGIQKENLRSGSATYYTCNGEAFLDCILGNPKELDDYDELVDFVVCTTGKDYFSWLNNRTRYRKQRHEKMIDQRKIKKKAVMNGKSCKSQKMGRSTKRQIWK